The Brassica oleracea var. oleracea cultivar TO1000 chromosome C6, BOL, whole genome shotgun sequence genomic interval CCCGCGAAAAAAAGTAAAAACACACATTTCCATAAAACGCATTTTCGGCCAAACCAGTAAAACCGTACTTTTCGGCCAAAACGGTAGAAACGCATTTTTCCGTCAAAACTGGAAAATACACTTTCCCGCCAAAACAGGAAAAACGCATTTTCCCGCCAAAACAGGAAAAACGCATTTTTCCGCCAAAATCGTAAAAATGCATTTTCCTTCAAAACCGAAAAAACGCATTTTTCCGCCAAAATAGGAAAAACACATTTTCCCGTCAAAACCAGAAAACGCATTTTCCCTTCAAAAACGCAAAAAAAAACATTTTTCCGCCAAAACGAATTTTCCCGCCAAAACTGGAAAAGTAATTTCCCGCCAAAACCACAAAAATGCATTTTCCCGCCAAAACCGCAAAGATAAATTTTCGCGCCAAAAACACACTTTTTCCGTCAAAACATATTTTTCAGCAAAAACTGCAAAAAATGCAAAATGCACTTTTCCCGTCAAAAACGCAAAATGCACATTTTTCGCCAAACACGAAAAAACCTTTTCCCGTCACACCGGTTTTACACTTCCCTTTGAGAAAGATGACAAATAAAATGGAAAGTTAATGATTTTAAAGTTAAAACAAAATTTAAATCAAATAGAAAAATTAATTATACATAGAAACATAAATGATCAGAAATAAAAATTATTTAGATCAACAATTGTTGTTCATTGGCATTTGTTTTACGTTTTTTCAAGTAACAAAACAAGCAGATGTCCGAAGTTTATTGTATAGAAAGGATTCAATGTTGTCTAAACTAAGAAAAGAAAAAAAGCCGTATACAATCTCAAGAAGCAAAAACAGAAGATATGCTGAATCAGTAGTAGTCTAGTCTCCCTTGGAGACAACTTCTTTGCAGGTAGGTCGTAGTAAAATCGTGTGCGCAAACTGTGATACGTAGCTCCCCTTCACATCACACAGCGGAGGATACGGCTGAAATAAAAACAAGAGAAGAAGATTTTAGCCCAGTATTTTTTTTCTTTTCTCCTAGGGCTCATTTAGACTTACGTGGTGATTAGTGTTTAGAATAGTTACCTGAACAAAGCCCTATACGAAAAAAAAAATTATTTTTATTTAAAATTGATAATAATTTTTAAAATTTTCTAGAAAAAAATTTGTTTGAAATATATATTATATTGAAAGAGAAAACTATTGGTTTATATAAATTTATAAAATAATATATTTTCTTTATTGTAATTTTATTAATTTTTTATTTTTATTTATTTTACATTTGCATTATATATGTAAAAATAGATAGAACAAAAATTCAAAAATTAATTTTTGTAACCTGGGGACCCCATTCAAATGTCTCAAGATCATCTGTCCAAGCCCGGCTCTGTATCCTGGCACACCATAATTTAAATGAATGTAAATCTAACTTTGAAAAGTTAACAAAACCTATTATATGTTTGCCCCGTCGTGTATGTTACTGAAGTTAACCTCCACCAATAAATCAAAATAAACTTTCATTGAACGGTTATGGTTCTGTTATAGGTTTTAGTTTCTAAAATAACAAAAGCTCATCATATGTTGAATAGCCTTTTTTAAGATTTGGTTTTGCTAAAATTTAGGATAACTATAATTGTTGTATTTTTAGTTGAAAATCTAGAAACTATTTAAGTTTGGTTTTTCTCCAACAACAACAAAACAAAACCCTTCATTCTTTCAAGAAACATGGCATTATTTTCAGGCAAATATTTTTGCTTTATCGTTGCTCTCTTTGCAATCTCATTGAAGCCATGTTCTTGCCATAATAATACCCGCTGGAACAGCGCCGGCATCACTTGGTATGGTGACCGAGAAGGTCCTGGCAGCACAGGTAATTAATTAAACCATTAATTGATCCACAAAACCTAAAGTTTGAAAACATTTTCCATATTTAAAACCGGTTCTTACAACATTATATATATAGGAGGGGCTTGTGGATACGGTGATGCAGTGGCAAAACACCCATACCAATGTATGGTTTCAGCCGGAGGACCTTCATTATTCAAAGATGGAACGGGTTGTGGGGCATGTTATAGGGTATTTAATATTTATATATTATAATTTACAATTAATTGAATATCATATTGTAATGTAAGACTATACTAATATCGTATTACATGTGACGTTTTAGCTTGTATGTGACCATCCATTATGCACCAAAAAGCCGATCAAGGTAATGATAGCAGATGAGTGTGCTGGCTGCACGAAGGAGGCGTTCCATTTTGATCTTAGCGGTAAGGCATTTGGTGCACTGGCCAAACGTGGCAAAGGCGATGAATTACGTAACCTTGGGGAACTCAAGGTTAGGTACAAACGGTACGTATTGTTAATGAAGTTTGTAAAAAATCGGGTTAGTTTAATTTAATTAGCTTTTCGAATAGAAAATAGTTCAATTTGGTTTGGTTCAATAACTTTACACAAACCAAATTAAGTTTACTCATGTACATTATGGACGTTGCATGTTTATGTTATGCAGTGCATGTTGCAAACATCCTAAGAGTAAAATAGCTATTCATGTCGACGCCGGAGCAAATCCTTACTACATGTCGTTCGCCGTTAAGTTTGCAAACGGTGATGGAAACTTTGCATGCGTGGAGATTCAACCGGCTGGTGGAAAATACTTGAAAATGGAGGAGATGAGATCCGCCGTTTGGAAACTTAACCCAGGCTGTGCATTGAAAGGTCCGTTCAACGTCCGACTTACCTCCGCCGTAACCAAAAAAGTGATCGTTGCTAAAGATGTTATCCCGGAGAAATGGAGTCCCGGTGCTATTTACAATTCTCTCGTTAACTTCGCCACTCCCAAGAAAAACAGTCACAAGAAACCCATTCAAAAGAAACATAAATGATTGATTTTTCCCCTTCAAACAAATAGTAATGTTTGAAAAAAACATGGGGCCGTTGAATTTGCGGTTGATAGTAAATTATTTTGATAATTGTAACATTGGTTATGTACTTTATATGGGCTAAGAGTTGTAGTCGGATGGCCTACAAAGCCCATGATTTTATAAATATAAACCGGTTTGGTTCATCTTTTAATGTGGAGCAGTCTTTAGACCGGATCGGACCAATTTAGGAGACGCGTTAAGTGGTCTACATGTGAACGGAAGGTGGTGCACATAACACAATTAGCAAAAAACTACCACTACCTTTTCACAAGTTTGGTAAATAAAGATTTCTCAAACTCACTTATAAAGTCTCTTTGTTGTTAACCACCTAACTATACGAAGATTTTTTGAGGTTAAAAGTTAAAACGCGTTATGAACGGAAAATATACAATGTAATCTTTTGTGTATTAGAAAAACATCTAAAATAGCAATGGGTTTGCTCAACTTTTTGGCATCTTGACTTATTCTTCTTCCGAACACAACGGTACCTTCTTCTAACCAAGAAATATCTAAATTAAAAGGAACACGTCGCATGTTGTTCTGGTTTAATCTATCATGATTCTATGCATTTTAGCTTTAAATTCATATGTCATAAACGTATTTTGAATCTGTTGTGAATAACTTCTAAGCTGGTCAAATCACATTGAATTGAGCCTGAATTTTTGGACAACGTTTGGTCCGTCGTTACAACCACAAACCCTTCCCCTAAGACTTTCTAACAACAGCAAATATTAAATTCCGAAATACCCTTAAATGGTTTCACGTAGATTATTTTATATTTAAGCGAAAATTTAAAAACAAGAACCTAAAAATAGGCAAAAGCCAGCTGCGTTGCGTCTGCTATTTCTTGTGAACAGATGATTTTTTAACTATTTTTGTAAATCAGGAAACTTAAGAAAATGTTTGCAGAAACGGGCAAGGCTCGCATGTTACATTGTCCCTTTTTCAACTTCATGCATATGCTTTAATTAGAGCTTTCTCCACTTTCCGTTTTATAGATCAAAATTAAACCAAGTTTTGCTAAACAGTAACAGAGAGATAAATAAACAAATTTAATTTAGTTGTTTTTTATAATCTTCTTGAGCGTGTTGTATACATATATATATATATATATATATATATATATATATATATATATTAAACCTTATTCGTGGGGAGGGAGGAATGCTTGTAGATTCCACTTCTCTTCACCTTTTTTTCTTCTTCTTCTTGCTCTTTCTATTTGTTATTGAAGATGGAGAGCTACTACAAGTGTAGGTTTTGCTTTAAGAGCTTCGTCAATGGAAGAGCTTTAGGTGGTCACATGAGATCCCACATGCCGAGTCTTCATAAATTTAGCATTCAAGACGAGGAAGGGGAAAGGGCGAGTCGACTCAATGATGAGACAGAGTCAGATGTTTCTTCGTCTTCGATGATGGATGATGATGATCCAAAGGTTGCTAATGAAAGCGAGACCGAGTCGTCGAGGAATATTACTAACCCGACACGGAAACGATCCAAGCGAACTCGGAAACTCGAAACGTTCGCGACCAAGAAGAGGAAGACGAGTCAACTCGGTTACAAGACCGAGCCTGAGTGCGAACCTCCTCACAGCTCAGCTTCTGACACAACGACGGAGTGATGGGTGCTCGAACTAGAATTCGTGATAGACAGATGCATCAACAACTAAAAGCGGATTTGGTTGAACATATATGGCGTAAATTTGGAGGAGGTGAAGGCAACAACTGAGCTCGTTTCAAATTATTTTATTTTACTACTCTTTGTTTTTATGTTTAAATTTTAAAATCTATGTTAAAAATGTTATCTTTCAATATATTTTATTTAATAAATCAATTTTATCTTTAAAAAAAATTATAATTTTTTTGTTAAGAACCCTTAGTTAAGAAACTACCATTGGAGGCACAAAATCGAACAGTTTCTTAACTAGAATCCTTAAACCCACTTAAATACATTTAATTAATTAAATAATGATTAAAGAAACCCACTTGAGTTTCATGAATAATCATGCTCTTATGCTGTATTAGTATTTTATAATTTTGGGGAGTTCTTACTAGTACTTTGTTATTGAAAACTACTAATAGTGCCCACTTGAGTACTTGACTTGTCTCATGTTTCTTGTATTAGAGTTGGTCAAGGATCTGTAAAGATAAGAATCATTTTCAAGGTCTAAAGATATTAGTCTTGTAGTAAAGAAGACGTTACTTCGATAAAGCCCTACTTCGAACTTCCAACTTCATATTCAGATTACATTTGTAGTGTACTGTACCTACACTATCACAAATTTTTGCAACGAAAAAAAAACTCGAATCACTCGCCTATACCAGATTTTGAAAACAAAGGTTAGGGTTATCTTTGAAATTTATAAAACTTGAAACAATTATAATTTGGAGGCAAAATTATCTATTTACTTTTTTTTTGATGATTTGGAAACCAGTGAATCCCTACATCAAAATTTAAGAGCAAGACAAATAATTCGTTGTCTTTAGGGTCAATCCTGCAAAGAGTTTTTTTATTTTTTCTTTATTTCACAATTTCTTAGTTGATTCTTACTTAGGTTCAGTTCATTTTATAATTGGTTAGTAAAACTGGTATAAAAGAGTTGGTTGCATAAGTAGATTTGCGTTTGGTCTACCACAAATGTAGAATTATTCTTAGAGTATACTTTATTCTTTACTTATGACTTGAAGCGAAACCCACTAACTTTCACCACCCCCAATAGAATCCGACACATTGTGATTGAGAGTGGATGTGTACCAAGTAATTTCAAGCTTGACTATTCTCTCACACGATGTCTTAGGTCAGACTAGTTACTTGGGATTTGGTGAGATTAGTCTCCTGAAATAATTTCGTCTGATAATGATCATTTTCCAAATTTTGGAGGCATTAAAGTGTTTGGAGTTGGGAAGAAAATTTAGTGTGTGAATTGGAAAAAAAAAAACTGTGGTCAAATAGTAAATGATAATCACTTTTCATTAAATGCATCTTCACTATATAAAATTGTGAACCCATTTGATGCCAGCCGTTGGTTCAAAAAGATCATGATACTTACACTAACCTTCACTAAAATTCGCATATGAAAAGAATAAAGCGAGAGCACACCCAACGGCCAAACCTTCAACCGAAAGTAAACAAAACAAATACGATTAAAAGTTGAGCTAGTTTGGTCTACTCAACTGGTAGCTTACTTCACAAATTTGTCGCTGTTGATTAGACAAGCACTCATGCTTATCGAAGAGTAAACCGGGTTAAGACGACCTGAATACATGATCTTGATTTTAGTTTTACTTTTGTATACTTTTAGATATTTATTGGATCCGAAATTTGTATATTTTCAGACCTTTTTTTTTCTAACATTGAGACGAAAGTTGGATACCAACAGGGAATACAAAGCTAGTTTGTCTAGTTGAGAGTTTAAAAACTGCATACTGTAGGGAATCTCAAATTTAGGTTTAGAGTCTATATAGATTTTAATCTATATGAAGTATAATTTTGATAACATTCGAAGCAAATACAGGAGACAAATCACATTGAGTGTGGTTTAAAACAGTATTGAGTGTGGTTTAAAACAGTGAAGCACGAAGAATAGATGTTTGGTTGGGCGTGATTAAAATTGACTCTCTCACTCGATGCACCTGCTTGAGCTTCAATTTTTCTTCATTTAATTTTCTTCTGTAGGTAATGTTTTCGAGTGCTCCTTTCTGTGATTTCCTAACTTCAGTTTGTTTTATCTAGAGAATAATGACTTGTACTTAACACAAACACCCTTATCTATCAACTAGGTACGTATGAACTTATGATATACTGCATAACTTAGAAAAAGTTTTAATATGACTGTACGCCATCATATTTGGAATACTGAAGTGATAGTAGTGTGGGACTGTGGGGTAATTCACTTTGACCAAGTTTATATACTTCGTGGTCGTGGGCATGTCTTTTGGTGGGATCTTGGGGATGCGAATCCATGGGAATTGCTTTGTTTACATCTAAAACAACAAGTCATGAACTAGTACGTGGTGGAGATGATTAGTAAGTGTTGTACCTTTATATTTTTTGCTGTAGAATTTAATCCGTAGATTTATTTGCTTTACCTTTCTTTGATGTAGATTTCTAAAGCACTAATTTTTTGCTCTGGAAATAAAATTCTCTACACCTATATTTTGATTTTGCAAACATTTTTTTGCTGTGAGTTTTTTAAGGAAAGCAAAACTCGATTGGTTGACATATATAGCTGTAGACTAAATTTTGGCTGTCCATATATCTACCGTCCCAACCAATCATCCCCTATCCCCTATGTTGCTTCCAAGTAAAGATAGATATCCGTTTAGCTTTGAAGTCATGTAAGAAATAAGGATCTTTTAACTCTTCATTGCATAGCTTTTTACTGCTGTTGATAGTAACAAAACCATATTCTTTATATTCATACCACACATTCCTCTCTGCATCAGTTAGGTACAGGTTAAAAAATAAATGCATATGTTATAAAATGGGTTGGGTCATATTGTACATTCTCATAATGCTTCTCCCCTTTAATTAGGTCAGCTATTTAACGCGTTTGCGATGAGATAACGTTTGCGTTTCAGATTAAATGAATATTGTAACGAAAAGACGATAATACCCTCGACACGGAACAGGACAAATAGCGATGTCACACTCTCTCTCGATCTCGGTTATCGATCGACGACTGAACCGGAGACGTCGTCACGGGACGAATTTAATCGCCGGTAAACTCAAAATCGAATTGGATCTCCGGCGATCTGATCGCAATGAGTAACAGCGAGCTTCTCAACGTGGAGCCTCTCGATCTTCAATTCCCTTGTAAGCCTTATTTGCATCGATTCAAGCTTCCCAGATCTGATCGTCTTCTTTGAATTTGATTGTAGTTGAATTGAGGAAGCAGATCTCATGCTCTCTTTACTTGACGAACAAGACGGACAATCATGTAGCATTCAAGGTGATGATGAATCTCTTTACGACTTTAAAAAAAAAAAAATCTATTGCGTTTGTTTCTTAGGCTTCACGTTTTGTGTGTGTGTGTTTTAGGTTAAGACAACGAATCCTAAAAAGTATTGCGTAAGGCCTAACACTGGAGTTGTTCTTCCGAGGTCCACTTGTGAAGTTCTTGGTCCGTTCTCTGATTCTCTCTCTATGCATTGAGTCCTTCCTTATGTGTTGTTAACTTTCAATTGCCAAAGGAAAGCTCCTTCCTTGTTTGTGTAGTGACCATGCAAGCTCAAAAGGAAGCTCCTTCGGATATGCAATGCAAGGACAAGTTTCTACTTCAAGGTGTGATTGCTAGCCCTGGTGTCACGGCCAAGGAAGTCACTCCTGAGATGGTACTGATTCACTCACATTCTTGGTTTGTTTTTTATTTCGGCTTCTTAAAGCAGTTTTGTTGCAGTTTAGCAAAGAGGCTGGGCATTTAGTTGAGGAGACTAAGCTGAGGGTTACGTATGTTGCTCCACCACAACCACCATCACCGGTTCATGAAGGTTCAGAAGAGGGTTCTTCTCCACGGGCTTCTGTTTCTGACAACGGAGGACAAGCTTCTGAGTTTTCTGTAAGTATATATAGCAGCCTCTGGTAAGATTATTATGTCATTTCCCCTTTTACTTGTTGTACACTCTCTCATCTCAATGTGTTTTAATTTTAGTCTCAGAGATTTATAGCAGCGGACAAGGTTGAACCTCAAGATAACACATCTGAGGTACTTTCACTATTCTTCAACCCTCAAAACTATCCGTTGCTTCCTGGTTTTCTTCATTTTCTTGTGTGCAAATGTTAGTGTCCTTTGCTTTTACTCTGTTAAAAAAAACGTTGCCACTAGTTACAAATTGGGAGCTCCTTTAATTGGAAAGGTGGCTTTAACAGCTGATTTATTAGGTCTGGACTGGAATTACTTAAAAGGTTCACTACACTTTTATAAGCCGCCCATTACTTATTTATCAATTTCTGGATGCTTTTTTGCATATTTTTAATCTAAACAAAGTCCACTAGCAAATCAAGTGATTCTACAATATATATCTATTAAGAGCTTGAGTTTTGTGTGATTTCAGGCAAGGTCTCTCATCACAAAGCTAACCGAGGAAAAACAGTCTGCCATTCAACTAAACAACAAACTTCAAAGAGAACTGGTTAAGAACTTTCACTTGAG includes:
- the LOC106300621 gene encoding expansin-B5-like — translated: MALFSGKYFCFIVALFAISLKPCSCHNNTRWNSAGITWYGDREGPGSTGGACGYGDAVAKHPYQCMVSAGGPSLFKDGTGCGACYRLVCDHPLCTKKPIKVMIADECAGCTKEAFHFDLSGKAFGALAKRGKGDELRNLGELKVRYKRACCKHPKSKIAIHVDAGANPYYMSFAVKFANGDGNFACVEIQPAGGKYLKMEEMRSAVWKLNPGCALKGPFNVRLTSAVTKKVIVAKDVIPEKWSPGAIYNSLVNFATPKKNSHKKPIQKKHK
- the LOC106300622 gene encoding vesicle-associated protein 1-1-like produces the protein MSNSELLNVEPLDLQFPFELRKQISCSLYLTNKTDNHVAFKVKTTNPKKYCVRPNTGVVLPRSTCEVLVTMQAQKEAPSDMQCKDKFLLQGVIASPGVTAKEVTPEMFSKEAGHLVEETKLRVTYVAPPQPPSPVHEGSEEGSSPRASVSDNGGQASEFSSQRFIAADKVEPQDNTSEARSLITKLTEEKQSAIQLNNKLQRELDQLRRDSKRGQSAMPLMYVLLVGLIGLILGYIVKST